Genomic segment of Phormidium ambiguum IAM M-71:
CCCGTTCGGGAGACTCTCTCGAATATGGTTTCAGCTTTGGCATTCTGGGGAAAAGAAAGCGCCATCAGCAATCCCAGAGCGGCTATTGACATTTTTTTAAACATGATCATATCTATTTCATCCGACTCTGACTAATTATTTTTTTTGAACCGCGATAAAGAATTATCGGGAATAATACGTAATCTTTCAGATCGTATTCTTGTCATTTCATGCCAATTTGTTAAAGATTGATAGCTTTGAGTAATACTCCGACAAAACTGATTATTCCCACTAGCAATAGTGCAAAACCAACTCTTTCCGCAGTGTTGGAGCTTTTGTAGACATAGCGATCGCTCTCGATCAACTTTAATAATCTGCGGTGTTCCTTTAAAGCCACCAACATGGCATATATACCAATGCTGATGAAAGATAGTCCTATTGCATTAGAGAAATGGTGAGGATTGATATTTTTGCCAATCCGAGTGGCTTCGATCGTCTTGACAATTGTAGGAATCCCAAAGCCAAAACCTATCAGGGAAAGAGAAGTACGAATCCATGCCATCAAAGTGCGATCGGCAGCTGCATGAGTCCGTTCTTTGGCTAATTCGTTGTTTAGGTTATAAGGCTGTTTTTCCGGGAATTCTGGTGGTTGCATATTAATTTGCCTAACTTTCTTTGATATTTACTGGGAGTTCGGAAAGAGTTTGGTTTGCCTTGATTTCTTCAGCCAGTTCCTTTGATAAGAAGTAGTTGAGAAAAGTCCGAATCACGGCGATTAAGCCTAATTTTCCTAGAGCATCAAATGTAGGTGCCACAGTTGTATTAACGATATCTGCTCCTAATTGAAATTCCAGAGCAATAGAGAGCCAACGACCAAAATTGAGGCGAATATTTGCTAAAGAGGAAATAGATCTTCTCGATCGACGATCTTGGCTAAAGAGGAACTGCACTGTTGTTATCAGACCTAGTAGAATACATAACAATGAAATTCCTTCTAGAACTAGCTTCAACCCCCCAGCCCAAAAGCTTAAACTGTGTTCC
This window contains:
- a CDS encoding YidH family protein; its protein translation is MQPPEFPEKQPYNLNNELAKERTHAAADRTLMAWIRTSLSLIGFGFGIPTIVKTIEATRIGKNINPHHFSNAIGLSFISIGIYAMLVALKEHRRLLKLIESDRYVYKSSNTAERVGFALLLVGIISFVGVLLKAINL
- a CDS encoding DUF1622 domain-containing protein is translated as MQFLFSQDRRSRRSISSLANIRLNFGRWLSIALEFQLGADIVNTTVAPTFDALGKLGLIAVIRTFLNYFLSKELAEEIKANQTLSELPVNIKES